A single window of Ferrimonas balearica DSM 9799 DNA harbors:
- a CDS encoding DUF3718 domain-containing protein translates to MMRFTACLMAAGLVAGSLTYSPSSHANVEQLVASMCDYVAADDKNRLRKKLKDARIKLRSVYDGVSCNGNSLLRTAMLADAQDVGVFLVKQLPRKSLSSAEADGQTVLQWAEAQGLANSAIAAEISSRAN, encoded by the coding sequence ATGATGCGCTTTACCGCTTGCCTGATGGCGGCCGGCCTCGTCGCCGGCAGCCTCACCTACAGCCCCTCCAGCCACGCCAACGTTGAACAACTGGTGGCCAGCATGTGCGACTACGTCGCAGCCGATGACAAAAACCGTCTGCGCAAGAAGCTGAAAGACGCCCGCATTAAGTTGCGTTCGGTCTACGATGGCGTCAGCTGCAACGGCAACAGCCTGTTGCGCACCGCCATGTTGGCCGACGCCCAGGATGTGGGGGTGTTTCTGGTCAAACAGTTGCCGCGCAAAAGTCTGAGCAGTGCGGAGGCCGATGGCCAGACCGTGCTGCAATGGGCCGAGGCCCAGGGGCTGGCGAACAGCGCCATTGCCGCTGAGATCAGCTCACGCGCCAACTGA
- the folA gene encoding type 3 dihydrofolate reductase, whose amino-acid sequence MRIALIACMARNRVIGKDNQMPWHLPADLKHFKAVTLGKPVVMGRRTFESIGRPLPGRHNIVITRQADYAREGVTVVASIEAAIAAAGAVEELMIIGGGELYAAMLPRADRLYITDVDLDVEGDTHFPDYQALGWDEVERTVYQPDERNLYTLTFRTLDRRVG is encoded by the coding sequence ATGCGCATTGCGCTGATCGCCTGCATGGCCCGTAACCGGGTTATCGGCAAGGACAACCAGATGCCCTGGCACCTGCCGGCGGACCTGAAACACTTTAAGGCCGTAACCCTGGGGAAACCCGTGGTGATGGGCCGCCGCACCTTCGAGTCCATTGGGCGCCCGCTGCCGGGCCGCCACAACATCGTGATCACCCGCCAGGCGGATTACGCCCGGGAAGGCGTTACCGTGGTGGCCAGCATTGAGGCAGCCATCGCGGCCGCCGGTGCCGTTGAGGAGCTGATGATCATCGGTGGCGGAGAGTTGTATGCGGCGATGCTGCCGCGAGCGGACCGACTCTACATTACCGACGTTGATCTGGACGTGGAGGGCGATACGCACTTCCCGGATTATCAGGCGCTGGGGTGGGATGAAGTTGAGCGAACCGTTTATCAGCCCGATGAACGAAATCTTTACACCCTCACTTTCCGCACCCTGGACCGACGAGTCGGTTAA